The DNA window CCGGATGGGAATAATAGGTATCGTTAAAAACAAAATAAAACAAAGCGGCATAAACCGGTATGAATATCGGGTGGAATAGATAAGAAAAAAAAGGAAGTAGTTTTTTTAAATTCATTTTTTAAATTCCCCTTTTAGGGGTTAGGGGGATTTAAATCTTTTTTCTCATTCGCGCCACAGGAATATCGAGCTGTTCACGATACTTTGCAATGGTTCTTCTCGCAATCGGATAGCCTTTTTCTTTTAAAATTTCGGCCAATTGATCGTCGGGTAGCGGTTTGTGTTTGTCTTCTTCTTCGATGGTGTTTTGTAGAATTTTCTTGATTTCGAGGGTCGAGACATCTTCGCCTTGATCGTTTTTCATCGCTTCGGAGAAAAATTCTTTGATCAACTTGGTTCCATAAGGCGTTTCCACATATTTGCTGTTGGCCACACGCGAAATGGTCGAAATATCCAAACCAACCTTATCGGCAATATCTTTCAAGATCATCGGTTTCAGTTTGGTTTCATCGCCTTCCAAAAAGTATTCATTTTGGTAATGCATGATGGCATTCATCGTTACGTAAAGTGTTTCCTGACGCTGTTTGATAGCATCGATAAACCATTTGGCCGAATCCAATTTTTGTTTGATGAACTGCACGGCATCTTTCTGCGCATTCGATTTATCGCGAGAACTTTTGTAGGTCTGCATCATTTCCTGATAGTCTTTGGAAACGTGTAGGGAAGGCGCATTTCGCCCATTTAAAGTCAAAACCAATTCATCATCTACAATTCTAATGGCAAAATCGGGCACTACGTGTTCCGTAATTTTGTTGCTGCCGGTAAAAGAACCACCCGGTTTTGGATTTAGTTTTTCTATTTCGTGAATGGCAGTTTTGAGTTGTTCATTCGAAACCGCATATTTTTGTAGGAGTTTCTCATAATGTTTTTTGGTAAAGGCCTCAAACTGATTTTCGATAATATCGCTAGCCAAAGCTATGTATTCCGTGGGTGTTTTGTGTTTTAATTGCAATAACAAACATTCTTGCAAATCGCGAGCCCCAACCCCCGAAGGTTCGAGTTCGTGAATGATGTGCAACATTCTCTCCACCGTTTTTTCATCGGTATAAAGACCTTGCGTAAACGCCATATCGTCAACCAAATCGGGAATGCTTCTTCGGATATAACCCATATCATCGATGCTTCCGACCAAGAATTCGGCTATTTCTCGCTCGTCATCATTCAATATAAAAGTATTCAACTGATTGATCAAGTCCTGGTGAAAGCTAATCGGAGCGACCAGTGGCGATTCGCGTTCTTCGTCGTCCTCACTGTAATTGTTGGCTTGGGTTTTATAATCGGGTGTTTCGTCGCTGCTTAAATACTCGTCAATGTTGATGTCGCTCGTATCTTCGCTGTCGTGATCATCATAATCGTCAAATTCGTCATTGGTGTCATCATTGTCGAATTCGTCTTTTTGGTAAATTTCTTCTTCTTCAGTACCTGTTTCCAATGCCGGATTTTCATTCATTTCCTCCAACAATCGTTGTTCGAAAGCTTGCGTAGGCAATTGAATTAACTTCATCAACTGGATTTGTTGTGGAGATAATTTTTGAGAAAGTTTAAGATTTAGAAATTGCTTTAACATAATAAGACACTAATTTTATTGCCGCTGTAATTTGCCACAAAGACGCTAAGGCGCAAATGTTTATATTTTTTTATTTTCGATGCTTTTTTGCCACAATGACACTAAGGAATAATTTTTTTGTTTTTAATATTGAGGTTTAAATTTTCAATAATTAATCTTTGTGTCTTTGTCGCAACTTCATCTAGTGTTTATGAATCTTTTTATTCCGTTTTTTATTAATGGAACATTAAAATTAATTAAAAATCCCAATTGGTTATCTGTTAGTTTTAAATGACTTATGATTTGTGCTTGCCAAACTGGATTTACGGTTTCGACTGCTTTTACCTCCACAATCACAGTGTTTTCAACTATTATATCGAGTCTTAATTTTTCTTTAAGAGTTACTCCATCATAAATAATTGGCACATCAATTTGACGTTGAACATTTAATCCTGCTTTTTCTATTTCATAAGCCAAACAAACTTCATAAACTCTTTCCAGTAAACCTGGTCCGAGATTTTTATGAACTTTAAAAGCTGAATTTACAATTATCTTGGCAATTTCTTCTGTTCTTTCGTTTATCATTTTTTTTCTTGCCGCAAAGGCACTAAGTCACAAAGGTTAATTAATTTTTATTACCAAGATACATAGACACTAAAATCCAATTATTTATTATTGTCTTATTTTACAATGAAAGATTAAAATATAAATCATTTATTTAATGAAAAATGCTGTATTCTTAAACACAAAAAACTTTGTGCCTTAGCGTCTTTGTGGCAAATCCCTAGTGTCTTAGAAATCCGCATTTTGCGGTGTTCTCGGAAAAGCAATTACGTCGCGAATATTGGTCATTCCCGTTACGAAAAGTACCAATCTTTCGAATCCAAGCCCGAAACCGGAGTGAACTGCACTTCCGAATTTACGTGTGTCTAAATACCACCATAGTTCTTCTTCGTCAATTCCTAGGGCTTTCATTTTTTCGACCAAAACATCAAAACGTTCTTCTCTTTGTGAACCTCCTACGATTTCTCCAATGCCTGGGAAAAGGATGTCCATCGCACGAACGGTTTTTCCGTCTTCGTTCAAACGCATATAAAATGCCTTGATATTGGCTGGATAATCAAATAAAATTACGGGAGATTTAAAATGTTTTTCGACCAAATAACGCTCGTGCTCCGATTGTAAATCAGCACCCCATTCGTTGATGAGGTATTGGAATTTTTTCTTTTTATTTGGGGTGCAATCTCGTAAAATGTCAATCGCTTCGGTGTATGAAACGCGTTTGAAATTATTTTCTAACACAAAGTTTAATTTTTCCAATAAAGCCATTTCGCTTCTCTCGGCTTGTGGTTTGGATTTTTCTTCTTCTAATAATCGACCTTCTAGGAATTTCAAATCATCAGCAC is part of the Flavobacterium nackdongense genome and encodes:
- the rpoN gene encoding RNA polymerase factor sigma-54 → MLKQFLNLKLSQKLSPQQIQLMKLIQLPTQAFEQRLLEEMNENPALETGTEEEEIYQKDEFDNDDTNDEFDDYDDHDSEDTSDINIDEYLSSDETPDYKTQANNYSEDDEERESPLVAPISFHQDLINQLNTFILNDDEREIAEFLVGSIDDMGYIRRSIPDLVDDMAFTQGLYTDEKTVERMLHIIHELEPSGVGARDLQECLLLQLKHKTPTEYIALASDIIENQFEAFTKKHYEKLLQKYAVSNEQLKTAIHEIEKLNPKPGGSFTGSNKITEHVVPDFAIRIVDDELVLTLNGRNAPSLHVSKDYQEMMQTYKSSRDKSNAQKDAVQFIKQKLDSAKWFIDAIKQRQETLYVTMNAIMHYQNEYFLEGDETKLKPMILKDIADKVGLDISTISRVANSKYVETPYGTKLIKEFFSEAMKNDQGEDVSTLEIKKILQNTIEEEDKHKPLPDDQLAEILKEKGYPIARRTIAKYREQLDIPVARMRKKI
- a CDS encoding GxxExxY protein; translated protein: MINERTEEIAKIIVNSAFKVHKNLGPGLLERVYEVCLAYEIEKAGLNVQRQIDVPIIYDGVTLKEKLRLDIIVENTVIVEVKAVETVNPVWQAQIISHLKLTDNQLGFLINFNVPLIKNGIKRFINTR